A single genomic interval of Nostoc commune NIES-4072 harbors:
- a CDS encoding type II toxin-antitoxin system VapC family toxin, with amino-acid sequence MYLLDTNHCSRIIFGESNVIRRLQEHIGLGVATSVIVQGELLYMVQKSSQQEADLRFVRTFLQTIDLYPISGGVADVYGSLKGEIVENFGPKDKAKRRKFTVQNLGFSDNDLWIASTALHYNLTIVSRDSDFQRIQQVQALALESWL; translated from the coding sequence ATGTACCTTTTAGATACTAACCATTGTAGCCGAATCATTTTTGGAGAAAGCAACGTCATTCGTCGATTACAAGAACACATCGGCTTAGGAGTTGCAACTAGCGTTATTGTGCAAGGTGAACTCCTTTACATGGTGCAAAAGTCTTCTCAACAAGAAGCAGATCTTCGCTTTGTTAGAACTTTTTTGCAAACCATTGACCTTTATCCCATTAGTGGAGGGGTTGCCGATGTTTACGGTAGCCTCAAAGGAGAAATTGTCGAAAATTTTGGCCCCAAAGACAAAGCAAAGCGTAGAAAATTTACAGTTCAAAATTTGGGTTTTAGTGATAACGACTTGTGGATAGCATCAACTGCTCTGCACTATAACCTCACCATTGTCTCAAGGGACAGCGATTTTCAAAGGATACAACAGGTGCAAGCCTTAGCGTTAGAATCTTGGCTTTGA
- a CDS encoding NUDIX domain-containing protein: MTYRNPAPTVDIIIELVDRPHRPIVLIERHNLPLGWAIPGGFVDYGEAVEVAARREAEEETGLQVELVEQLLVYSDPNRDPRQHTISIVFLATAKGEPKAGDDAKGIGVFEYWCVPGNLCFDHDRILRDYWRYRHYGIRPRLG, translated from the coding sequence ATGACTTACCGAAATCCTGCACCAACAGTTGATATCATCATTGAACTAGTAGATCGACCTCATCGGCCAATAGTGTTAATTGAAAGACATAATCTACCCTTAGGTTGGGCTATTCCTGGTGGTTTTGTGGATTATGGAGAAGCGGTGGAAGTGGCGGCGCGGCGAGAAGCTGAGGAAGAAACGGGTTTGCAGGTGGAGTTAGTTGAACAATTACTAGTATATTCTGACCCTAATCGCGATCCGCGTCAGCATACCATTAGCATTGTGTTTTTAGCGACAGCGAAGGGTGAACCAAAGGCTGGGGATGATGCTAAGGGTATAGGAGTTTTTGAGTATTGGTGTGTGCCTGGTAATTTATGTTTTGACCACGATCGCATTCTGCGGGATTATTGGCGATATCGGCATTATGGGATACGTCCAAGGTTGGGGTAG
- the malQ gene encoding 4-alpha-glucanotransferase encodes MPFPRSSGILLHPTSFPSRFGIGDLGLEAYRFIDFLKDTHQQYWQVLPLGPTGYGNSPYMCYSAMAGNPLLVSPEKLRDEGLLTEEDFANLPGFPVEKVDFDQVVPIKIGLLKKACENFKVNATDIQKNEFAGFCDSKAYWLDNYALFMALKDAHENASWHTWEREFVKRQPEALAHVQDRLNGEIFYYKFVQFEFFRQWSELKSYANMRGIDIIGDIPIYVSHDSADVWAHPDIFCLDEETGVAAQMAGVPPDYFSATGQLWGNPVYNWEELQKQDFKWWVQRFEAMLDYVDIIRIDHFRGFEAYWSVAQGEETAMNGKWVEAPGDAFFEAIREKLGKLPVLAEDLGVITPEVEALRDKYEFPGMKVLQFAFGSDPGNPFLPFNYPRNAVVYTGTHDNDTTVGWFNSASDYEKQNLLLYLGCVSPEGIHWDLIRLALSSIANQAIIPLQDILGLGNEARMNFPSVAEGNWEWRYQAGALTQELGDRLKVLTRLNGRAPERQ; translated from the coding sequence ATGCCTTTTCCTAGATCCAGTGGTATTTTGCTGCATCCTACCTCCTTTCCTAGCCGATTTGGCATTGGAGATTTAGGCTTAGAAGCCTATCGCTTCATCGATTTTCTTAAAGATACCCATCAACAATATTGGCAAGTTTTACCTTTAGGCCCCACTGGATACGGCAATTCCCCTTATATGTGCTACTCAGCAATGGCGGGAAATCCCCTGCTGGTTAGCCCAGAAAAACTCCGAGATGAGGGTTTGCTCACTGAAGAAGACTTTGCTAATTTACCAGGATTCCCGGTAGAAAAGGTAGACTTCGACCAGGTTGTGCCAATTAAGATTGGGCTACTCAAAAAAGCCTGTGAAAACTTTAAAGTGAATGCTACGGACATCCAAAAAAACGAGTTTGCAGGTTTTTGCGACAGTAAAGCCTATTGGCTAGATAATTACGCCTTATTTATGGCGCTGAAAGATGCCCACGAAAATGCAAGCTGGCATACATGGGAGCGAGAATTTGTCAAGCGCCAACCCGAAGCATTAGCTCATGTACAGGATCGGCTTAACGGAGAGATTTTTTATTACAAGTTCGTCCAATTTGAGTTTTTCCGGCAATGGTCAGAGCTGAAAAGCTACGCTAATATGCGCGGTATTGACATAATAGGCGATATTCCCATCTACGTATCTCATGATAGTGCCGACGTGTGGGCGCATCCCGACATCTTTTGCTTAGACGAAGAGACAGGAGTTGCCGCCCAAATGGCAGGAGTTCCACCAGATTACTTTAGCGCCACCGGTCAATTGTGGGGCAACCCGGTTTATAACTGGGAAGAATTACAAAAACAAGACTTTAAATGGTGGGTACAGCGCTTTGAGGCAATGCTAGATTATGTAGATATTATTCGCATTGACCACTTCCGGGGCTTCGAGGCTTATTGGTCAGTAGCCCAAGGCGAAGAAACTGCCATGAATGGTAAATGGGTGGAAGCGCCTGGAGACGCTTTTTTTGAAGCGATTAGAGAGAAGTTGGGCAAGCTACCCGTCTTGGCGGAAGATTTGGGAGTAATTACACCAGAGGTAGAAGCACTGCGAGATAAGTATGAATTTCCTGGAATGAAGGTTTTACAGTTTGCCTTTGGTTCTGATCCTGGTAATCCATTTTTACCATTCAATTACCCGCGAAATGCTGTAGTTTATACGGGCACTCACGATAACGACACAACTGTAGGCTGGTTTAATTCAGCCAGTGACTACGAAAAGCAAAACCTGTTGCTTTATTTAGGTTGTGTTAGTCCTGAAGGCATTCACTGGGATTTAATTCGCCTAGCTTTGAGTTCCATAGCTAACCAAGCGATTATTCCCTTGCAAGATATTTTGGGTTTAGGAAACGAAGCGCGGATGAATTTTCC